In Herpetosiphon gulosus, a genomic segment contains:
- a CDS encoding GNAT family N-acetyltransferase, which produces MLDLARALAQFPLLETERLVLRQPVLTDRDAVFAIMADPQVLRYFGQLPMEAPEQAERRLRNMSQSFEQKIGVRWAITLRETGEWLGSAGFWRFMSEHARAEIGYELAAAWWGKGIMVEALQVMLQFGFETLKLHSIEAQIHPLNHGSRRVLEKLGFHQEGLLRENYFDLVEQRFTDTAVFGLLGADWHLQHGVKD; this is translated from the coding sequence ATGCTTGATTTAGCGCGTGCTTTAGCCCAATTCCCGTTGTTGGAAACTGAGCGTTTGGTGTTACGCCAGCCCGTACTAACCGATCGTGATGCAGTTTTTGCGATTATGGCAGATCCGCAGGTGCTGCGCTATTTTGGCCAATTGCCAATGGAAGCGCCGGAGCAAGCCGAACGCCGTTTGCGCAACATGAGCCAATCATTTGAACAAAAAATTGGTGTCCGTTGGGCGATAACCTTGCGTGAAACTGGCGAATGGCTTGGCTCAGCTGGTTTTTGGCGTTTTATGAGCGAGCATGCCCGGGCCGAAATTGGCTACGAATTGGCCGCCGCTTGGTGGGGCAAAGGCATTATGGTCGAGGCGTTGCAAGTTATGCTTCAATTCGGCTTTGAAACGCTCAAATTGCATAGCATTGAAGCTCAGATTCATCCACTTAATCATGGTTCGCGGCGGGTGCTCGAAAAACTTGGCTTTCACCAAGAAGGGCTGCTACGCGAAAACTATTTTGATCTGGTTGAGCAACGTTTTACCGATACAGCTGTGTTTGGTTTGTTGGGGGCTGATTGGCACTTACAGCATGGTGTGAAAGATTAA